Proteins encoded in a region of the Zea mays cultivar B73 chromosome 2, Zm-B73-REFERENCE-NAM-5.0, whole genome shotgun sequence genome:
- the LOC100191617 gene encoding hydroquinone glucosyltransferase, translated as MKAGPPHVAMLATPGMGHLIPLAELAKRLAARRGATATLITFASAASATQRAFLASLPPSVAARALPPVDLSDLPRDAAIETLMTAECARSLPAIAAVLAELGETARLVAFVVDQFGMEAFNAAGVRAARCLFMPMNLHALSLVLHLPELAASVPGEFRDLAEPVRLPGCVPIPGPDIISPLQDRSNPSYAVMVNLAVRCREAAAAILVNSFDAVEPEAAEALRHPAEPGWPPVYPVGPLILQSESGGTGADVDGTPPRAACLEWLDRQPARSVVYVSFGSGGALPKEQMHELALGLERSGQRFLWVVRSPSDDEGTLNGNYYDAESKKDPFAYLPEGFVGRTKEVGLLVPSWAPQTQVLAHGATGGFLTHCGWNSTLESLVHGVPMVAWPLFAEQRLNAVMLSEGAGAAIRLPETKDKESIAAVVRELVEGEGKGAMVRAKVAQLQKAAAEGLREGGAATTALDEVMDKWEAEAN; from the coding sequence ATGAAGGCCGGGCCTCCGCACGTGGCCATGCTGGCCACGCCGGGGATGGGCCACCTGATCCCGCTAGCGGAGCTGGCCAAGCGCCTGGCGGCGCGGCGCGGTGCCACGGCCACGCTCATCACCTTCGCGTCCGCCGCGTCGGCCACGCAGCGCGCGTTCCTGGCGTCTCTCCCGCCCTCCGTCGCCGCGCGCGCGCTCCCGCCCGTCGACCTCTCCGACCTGCCCCGCGACGCCGCCATCGAGACGCTGATGACCGCGGAGTGCGCGCGCTCGCTCCCCGCGATCGCGGCCGTGCTCGCGGAGCTCGGCGAGACCGCCCGCCTCGTCGCGTTCGTCGTCGACCAGTTCGGGATGGAGGCCTTCAACGCCGCCGGCGTCAGGGCGGCGCGGTGCCTCTTCATGCCCATGAACCTCCACGCGCTCTCGCTCGTCCTCCACCTCCCCGAGCTGGCCGCCTCCGTGCCCGGCGAGTTCCGGGACCTGGCCGAACCGGTGCGGCTGCCCGGCTGCGTGCCCATCCCGGGGCCCGACATCATCTCGCCGCTCCAGGACCGGTCCAACCCGTCGTACGCGGTGATGGTGAACCTCGCCGTACGCTGCCGCGAAGCCGCCGCCGCCATCCTCGTCAACTCCTTCGACGCCGTCGAGCCTGAGGCCGCCGAGGCGCTGCGCCACCCAGCAGAGCCCGGCTGGCCGCCCGTGTACCCTGTCGGCCCGCTGATCCTTCAGTCCGAGTCCGGCGGCACCGGCGCCGATGTCGACGGCACGCCTCCACGTGCGGCGTGCCTCGAGTGGCTCGACCGGCAGCCAGCCAGGTCGGTCGTCTACGTCTCGTTCGGCTCCGGCGGCGCGCTGCCGAAGGAGCAGATGCACGAGCTGGCGCTCGGGCTGGAGCGCAGCGGGCAGCGGTTCCTGTGGGTGGTGCGCAGCCCCAGCGACGACGAAGGCACGCTCAACGGCAACTACTACGACGCGGAGAGCAAGAAGGACCCGTTCGCGTACCTCCCGGAGGGTTTCGTCGGGAGGACCAAGGAGGTGGGTCTGCTGGTGCCCTCGTGGGCGCCGCAGACGCAGGTGCTGGCCCACGGCGCCACCGGCGGGTTCCTCACGCACTGCGGGTGGAACTCCACGCTCGAGAGCCTGGTGCACGGCGTGCCCATGGTGGCCTGGCCCTTGTTCGCCGAGCAGCGGCTCAACGCGGTGATGCTGTCGGAGGGGGCAGGGGCTGCGATACGGCTGCCCGAGACCAAGGACAAGGAGAGCATCGCGGCGGTGGTGAGGGAGCTGGTGGAAGGGGAAGGGAAGGGCGCCATGGTGCGGGCCAAGGTGGCCCAGCTGCAGAAGGCTGCGGCAGAGGGCCTCCGTGAGGGTGGTGCCGCAACGACGGCACTTGACGAGGTGATGGACAAGTGGGAGGCGGAAGCCAACTAG
- the LOC111589244 gene encoding proline-rich receptor-like protein kinase PERK4 encodes MGEASRRVVHRRRRPASSPMRRLRGNYDPVEMARMAASAAAAVRHSAKKRPKMSQIVRALEGDISLEDLNDNEGVRPGQSMAFVHVLLSRFYCFLQ; translated from the exons ATGGGGGAAGCATCAAGGAGGGTCGTGCACCGTCGTCGACGACCCGCTTCTTCCCCGATGCGGAGGCTGCGGGGCAACTACGACCCCGTGGAGATGGCGCGCATGGCCGCCAGCGCTGCGGCAGCCGTGCGCCACTCGGCCAAGAAGCGCCCCAAAATGAGCCAG ATCGTGAGGGCACTCGAGGGGGACATCTCGCTGGAGGACCTCAACGACAACGAGGGGGTGCGGCCTGGGCAGAGCATGGCGTTCGTCCATGTGCTGCTTAGTAGGTTCTACTGTTTCCTACAATAA